The window CCGGGATCGACTGGGGTGAGCCTGTAGGTAAGGAAGTATGGTAAGCCAGGGCGATATCATCATGCTTAATTTTGATCCTCATGCCGGGCATGAACAGGCAGGGTACAGACCGGCATTAGTAGTAAGCAACAACTTTTTCAACAGTAAGACCAACATGGCTGTTGTATGCCCCGTAACCAACACCAACAATGAATTCCCTCTTCATATACGTCTTGACGGCAGGACCCAAACCACCGGAGTCATACTTTGCGAACATGTCAAATCACTCGACATAAACAGAAGACACTTCAAGATCGTTGAGAGGCTCCCCCAGGATATACTGCAGAGGGTCATTGATGTTATCTGTTCAGAGATCGAGATACTGTGATTATCACTATTGGGCTAGACCTTCATCATGCCGCCCTCTGCTGCTGAGGCGGCAAGTTTGGCGTATATGCCGAGGATGCCTTTCAGTTCTTTCTGCGGAGGTCTTTTCCACTCTTTGAGGCGGGCTTCCAGCTCCTCGGGGGAGAGGTCAACGTCCAGTTTCTTATTTTCAACATCTATGATGATAATGTCTCCGTCCCTGACTGCGGCTATGGGGCCGCCTTCGGCGGCTTCGGGGGATATGTGGCCGACAAAGCAGCCGTTGTTGGTTCCGGAGAAACGGCCGTCAGTTATGATCGCGGTCTTTTTTGCAAGCCCCCTGCCGTAAAGCAGTTTCA is drawn from Synergistaceae bacterium DZ-S4 and contains these coding sequences:
- a CDS encoding type II toxin-antitoxin system PemK/MazF family toxin; the encoded protein is MVSQGDIIMLNFDPHAGHEQAGYRPALVVSNNFFNSKTNMAVVCPVTNTNNEFPLHIRLDGRTQTTGVILCEHVKSLDINRRHFKIVERLPQDILQRVIDVICSEIEIL